From Pan troglodytes isolate AG18354 chromosome 9, NHGRI_mPanTro3-v2.0_pri, whole genome shotgun sequence, the proteins below share one genomic window:
- the DNAJB13 gene encoding dnaJ homolog subfamily B member 13 isoform X3: protein MKRGIYDKFGEEGLKGGIPLEFGSQTPWTTGYVFHGKPEKVFHEFFGGNNPFSEFFDAEGSEVDLNFVGLQGRGVKKQDPQVERDLYLSLEDLFFGCTKKIKISRRVLNEDGYSSTIKDKILTIDVKPGWRQGTRITFEKEGDQGPNIIPADIIFIVKEKLHPRFRRENDNLFFVNPIPLGKALTCCTVEVRTLDDRLLNIPINDIVHPKYFKKVPGEGMPLPEDPTKKGDLFIFFDIQFPTRLTPQKKQMLRQALLT from the exons ATGAAGAGAGGCATCTATGACAAGTTTGGAGAAGAGGGCCTGAAGGGTGGGATTCCTTTGGAGTTTGGATCCCAGACCCCATGGACAACTGGTTACGTCTTCCACGGCAAACCTGAAAAGGTGTTCCACGAGTTCTTTGGTGGAAACAACCCCTTCAGTG AGTTTTTTGATGCAGAAGGAAGTGAGGTAGATTTGAACTTTGTGGGGCTCCAGGGCCGAGGGGTCAAGAAGCAGGACCCCCAAGTCGAACGGGATCTCTACCTGTCCCTGGAGGACTTATTCTTTGGCTGCACCAAAAAAATTAAGATCTCCAGAAGG GTGCTGAACGAGGATGGGTACTCCTCCACCATCAAGGACAAGATCCTGACCATTGATGTGAAGCCCGGTTGGAGGCAGGGCACACGCATCACCTTTGAGAAGGAAGGGGACCAG GGCCCCAACATCATCCCAGCAGACATCATTTTCATCGTAAAGGAGAAGCTACACCCTCGCTTCCGCAGGGAGAATGACAACCTCTTCTTCGTGAACCCCATCCCTCTTGGCAAG GCTCTCACCTGCTGCACTGTGGAGGTGAGGACCCTAGATGACCGTCTGCTCAACATCCCCATCAATGACATCGTCCA CCCCAAATACTTCAAGAAGGTGCCAGGGGAGGGGATGCCATTGCCGGAGGACCCCACTAAGAAAGGGGATCTCTTCATCTTCTTCGACATCCAGTTCCCCACCCGCCTCACACCCcagaagaagcagatgctgcgCCAGGCATTGCTGACATGA
- the DNAJB13 gene encoding dnaJ homolog subfamily B member 13 isoform X2, translating into MGQDYYSVLGITRNSEDAQIKQAYRRLALKHHPLKSNEPSSAEIFRQIAEAYDVLSDQFFDAEGSEVDLNFVGLQGRGVKKQDPQVERDLYLSLEDLFFGCTKKIKISRRVLNEDGYSSTIKDKILTIDVKPGWRQGTRITFEKEGDQGPNIIPADIIFIVKEKLHPRFRRENDNLFFVNPIPLGKALTCCTVEVRTLDDRLLNIPINDIVHPKYFKKVPGEGMPLPEDPTKKGDLFIFFDIQFPTRLTPQKKQMLRQALLT; encoded by the exons ATGGGCCAGGATTATTACTCTGTGCTCGGGATCACTCGCAATTCAGAGGATGCCCAGATCAAGCAGGC GTACCGCAGACTCGCCCTTAAGCACCACCCGTTGAAGTCAAATGAGCCGTCTTCAGCAGAGATTTTCAGGCAAATAGCAGAGGCCTACGACGTGCTGAGTGACC AGTTTTTTGATGCAGAAGGAAGTGAGGTAGATTTGAACTTTGTGGGGCTCCAGGGCCGAGGGGTCAAGAAGCAGGACCCCCAAGTCGAACGGGATCTCTACCTGTCCCTGGAGGACTTATTCTTTGGCTGCACCAAAAAAATTAAGATCTCCAGAAGG GTGCTGAACGAGGATGGGTACTCCTCCACCATCAAGGACAAGATCCTGACCATTGATGTGAAGCCCGGTTGGAGGCAGGGCACACGCATCACCTTTGAGAAGGAAGGGGACCAG GGCCCCAACATCATCCCAGCAGACATCATTTTCATCGTAAAGGAGAAGCTACACCCTCGCTTCCGCAGGGAGAATGACAACCTCTTCTTCGTGAACCCCATCCCTCTTGGCAAG GCTCTCACCTGCTGCACTGTGGAGGTGAGGACCCTAGATGACCGTCTGCTCAACATCCCCATCAATGACATCGTCCA CCCCAAATACTTCAAGAAGGTGCCAGGGGAGGGGATGCCATTGCCGGAGGACCCCACTAAGAAAGGGGATCTCTTCATCTTCTTCGACATCCAGTTCCCCACCCGCCTCACACCCcagaagaagcagatgctgcgCCAGGCATTGCTGACATGA
- the UCP2 gene encoding dicarboxylate carrier SLC25A8 produces MVGFKATDVPPTATVKFLGAGTAACIADLITFPLDTAKVRLQIQGESQGPVRATASAQYRGVMGTILTMVRTEGPRSLYNGLVAGLQRQMSFASVRIGLYDSVKQFYTKGSEHASIGSRLLAGSTTGALAVAVAQPTDVVKVRFQAQARAGGGRRYQSTVNAYRTIAREEGFRGLWKGTSPNVARNAIVNCAELVTYDLIKDALLKATLMTDDLPCHFTSAFGAGFCTTVIASPVDVVKTRYMNSALGQYSSAGHCALTMLQKEGPRAFYKGFMPSFLRLGSWNVVMFVTYEQLKRALMAACTSREAPF; encoded by the exons ATGGTTGGGTTCAAGGCCACAGATGTGCCCCCTACTGCCACTGTGAAGTTTCTTGGGGCTGGCACAGCTGCCTGCATCGCAGATCTCATCACCTTTCCTCTGGATACTGCTAAAGTCCGGTTACAG ATCCAAGGAGAAAGTCAGGGGCCAGTGCGCGCTACAGCCAGCGCCCAGTACCGCGGTGTGATGGGCACCATTCTGACCATGGTGCGTACTGAGGGCCCCCGAAGCCTCTACAATGGGCTGGTTGCCGGCCTGCAGCGCCAGATGAGCTTTGCCTCTGTCCGCATCGGCCTGTATGATTCTGTCAAACAGTTCTACACCAAGGGCTCTGAGC ATGCCAGCATTGGGAGCCGCCTCCTAGCAGGCAGCACCACAGGTGCCCTGGCTGTGGCTGTGGCCCAGCCCACGGATGTGGTAAAGGTCCGATTCCAAGCTCAGGCCCGGGCTGGAGGTGGTCGGAGATACCAAAGCACCGTCAATGCCTACAGGACCATTGCCCGAGAGGAAGGGTTCCGGGGCCTCTGGAAAG GGACCTCTCCCAATGTTGCTCGTAATGCCATTGTCAACTGTGCTGAGCTGGTGACCTATGACCTCATCAAGGATGCCCTCCTGAAAGCCACCCTCATGACAG ATGACCTCCCTTGCCACTTCACTTCTGCCTTTGGGGCAGGCTTCTGCACCACTGTCATCGCCTCCCCTGTAGACGTGGTCAAGACGAGATACATGAACTCTGCCCTGGGCCAGTACAGTAGCGCTGGCCACTGTGCCCTTACCATGCTCCAGAAGGAGGGGCCCCGAGCCTTCTACAAAGG GTTCATGCCCTCCTTTCTCCGCTTGGGTTCCTGGAACGTGGTGATGTTCGTCACCTATGAGCAGCTGAAACGAGCCCTCATGGCTGCCTGCACTTCCCGAGAGGCTCCCTTCTGA
- the DNAJB13 gene encoding dnaJ homolog subfamily B member 13 isoform X1: protein MGQDYYSVLGITRNSEDAQIKQAYRRLALKHHPLKSNEPSSAEIFRQIAEAYDVLSDPMKRGIYDKFGEEGLKGGIPLEFGSQTPWTTGYVFHGKPEKVFHEFFGGNNPFSEFFDAEGSEVDLNFVGLQGRGVKKQDPQVERDLYLSLEDLFFGCTKKIKISRRVLNEDGYSSTIKDKILTIDVKPGWRQGTRITFEKEGDQGPNIIPADIIFIVKEKLHPRFRRENDNLFFVNPIPLGKALTCCTVEVRTLDDRLLNIPINDIVHPKYFKKVPGEGMPLPEDPTKKGDLFIFFDIQFPTRLTPQKKQMLRQALLT, encoded by the exons ATGGGCCAGGATTATTACTCTGTGCTCGGGATCACTCGCAATTCAGAGGATGCCCAGATCAAGCAGGC GTACCGCAGACTCGCCCTTAAGCACCACCCGTTGAAGTCAAATGAGCCGTCTTCAGCAGAGATTTTCAGGCAAATAGCAGAGGCCTACGACGTGCTGAGTGACC CCATGAAGAGAGGCATCTATGACAAGTTTGGAGAAGAGGGCCTGAAGGGTGGGATTCCTTTGGAGTTTGGATCCCAGACCCCATGGACAACTGGTTACGTCTTCCACGGCAAACCTGAAAAGGTGTTCCACGAGTTCTTTGGTGGAAACAACCCCTTCAGTG AGTTTTTTGATGCAGAAGGAAGTGAGGTAGATTTGAACTTTGTGGGGCTCCAGGGCCGAGGGGTCAAGAAGCAGGACCCCCAAGTCGAACGGGATCTCTACCTGTCCCTGGAGGACTTATTCTTTGGCTGCACCAAAAAAATTAAGATCTCCAGAAGG GTGCTGAACGAGGATGGGTACTCCTCCACCATCAAGGACAAGATCCTGACCATTGATGTGAAGCCCGGTTGGAGGCAGGGCACACGCATCACCTTTGAGAAGGAAGGGGACCAG GGCCCCAACATCATCCCAGCAGACATCATTTTCATCGTAAAGGAGAAGCTACACCCTCGCTTCCGCAGGGAGAATGACAACCTCTTCTTCGTGAACCCCATCCCTCTTGGCAAG GCTCTCACCTGCTGCACTGTGGAGGTGAGGACCCTAGATGACCGTCTGCTCAACATCCCCATCAATGACATCGTCCA CCCCAAATACTTCAAGAAGGTGCCAGGGGAGGGGATGCCATTGCCGGAGGACCCCACTAAGAAAGGGGATCTCTTCATCTTCTTCGACATCCAGTTCCCCACCCGCCTCACACCCcagaagaagcagatgctgcgCCAGGCATTGCTGACATGA